A stretch of the Vitis riparia cultivar Riparia Gloire de Montpellier isolate 1030 chromosome 13, EGFV_Vit.rip_1.0, whole genome shotgun sequence genome encodes the following:
- the LOC117928063 gene encoding CSC1-like protein At3g54510 isoform X2 has product MNAQSLFASAAINIGLALITIFLFSILKKQSSNAPIYYSRRLSHRHPIPSHHHHYNWCCSTLLRFLPSVSWIPQAFRVSEDEILHTSGLDALVVIRLFKFGINFFVACSLVGLLVLLPLNYTSPGGPYKSSHSMDSFTISNISRGSNRLWVHFSCLCLISFYGLYLLYKEYNEILAKRTQQLQNIRHQPAQFTVLVREIPLCSEHKTSGCSVDHFFSKHYPYAYHSYQMLYDATDLEQLLELPVAFVTFKSRWGAALAAQSQQHPHPLLWITEMAPEPRDVLWKNLATSYRYLPLQNLLVFIAASLLTIFFAIPVTAVQGIAKFEKLRKWFPPAMALQLIPGLRSVVTGYLPSAVLKGFIYIVPFAMLGMAKLAGCVSGSKQEIKCCSMVFYFLVGNVFFLSLLSGSLLDEIGESFSNPKNFPSHLASAVSAQADFFMTYILTDGLSGFSLEVLQPGLLIWDFIKSHTYSRGKEKVPYLYSMPYFRVIPFVSLSILIGMVYAVVAPLLLPFLIGYFFFGYAVYINQIQDVYETVYESCGQYWPYIHHYILVAIVLMQITMIGLFGLKSKPAAAISTIPLLLFTILFNEYCKIRFLPTFYRCSIQTCLDYFCVVRMLWKMMNLMRRMGCWK; this is encoded by the exons ATGAACGCCCAAAGCTTATTCGCCTCAGCGGCTATCAACATAGGATTAGCATTAATCACCATCTTTCTCTTCTCCATACTGAAGAAACAGTCCTCTAACGCCCCCATCTACTACTCTCGCCGCCTCTCCCACCGCCACCCCATCCcctcccaccaccaccactacaACTGGTGCTGCTCCACTCTCCTCCGCTTTCTTCCCTCCGTTTCTTGGATTCCCCAAGCCTTCCGGGTCTCGGAAGATGAGATTCTTCACACCAGTGGACTCGATGCTCTCGTCGTCATCAGACTCTTCAAATTCgg CATCAATTTCTTTGTGGCATGTTCTCTTGTGGGATTGCTGGTTCTTCTCCCACTCAATTATACCAGTCCTGGTGGACCATATAAGAGTTCACATTCCATGGATTCTTTTACAATATCTAATATCAGTAGAGGCTCTAACCG GCTTTGGGTTCATTTTTCATGCCTATGCTTGATATCATTCTATGGATTGTACCTGCTATATAAG GAATACAATGAGATATTGGCGAAAAGAACTCAACAACTTCAAAACATTAGGCATCAACCTGCTCAGTTCACTGTTCTGGTTCGAGAAATTCCCCTCTGCAGTGAGCACAAAACTAGTGGGTGTTCTGTAGATCATTTCTTCTCTAAACACTATCCATATGCATATCACTCTTATCAAATGTTATATGATGCGACAGACCTCGAGCAATTGTTG gAGTTGCCTGTTGCTTTTGTTACTTTCAAGTCCCGATGGGGTGCTGCACTAGCAGCACAGAGTCAGCAGCACCCACATCCACTATTGTGGATCACGGAAATGGCTCCAGAGCCAAGAGATGTCCTATGGAAGAACTTGGCTACTTCATACAGATATCTGCCACTTCAGAACCTTCTTGTTTTTATTGCTGCATCACTTCTTACAATATTCTTTGCTATCCCAGTCACTGCAGTTCAAGGAATAgcaaaatttgaaaagttaagGAAATGGTTTCCTCCTGCCATGGCCTTACAGTTGAT ACCAGGATTGCGCTCTGTTGTGACAGGATATCTTCCAAGTGCAGTTCTCAAAGGATTTATATATATTGTGCCCTTTGCCATGCTTGGAATGGCTAAGCTAGCAGGCTGTGTCTCAGGGAGCAAGCAGGAGATAAAATGTTGCAGcatggttttctattttttggtgGGAAATGTATTCTTCTTGAGCTTGTTATCAGGGTCTTTACTTGATGAAATTGGAGAATCTTTCTCTAATCCTAAGAATTTTCCTAGTCATCTTGCAAGTGCTGTCTCGGCTCAA GCAGATTTCTTTATGACATACATCTTGACAGATGGGCTGTCAGGATTTTCTTTGGAGGTTCTTCAACCTGGCTTACTCATTTGGGATTTCATCAAATCACACACATACTCCCGTGGGAAGGAGAAAGTTCCTTATCTTTATTCAATGCCCTACTTCCGAGTTATTCCATTCGTCTCTCTCTCAATACTGATTGGCATGGTATATGCAGTAGTTGCACCATTGCTGCTACCATTTCTTATTGGCTACTTCTTTTTTGGCTATGCCGTGTACATCAACCAG ATTCAAGATGTATATGAGACTGTTTACGAGTCGTGTGGACAATATTGGCCATATATTCATCACTATATTCTTGTTGCAATCGTCCTTATGCAAATAACAATGATTGGTCTCTTTGGGTTGAAGTCAAAACCGGCTGCAGCCATTTCCACAATACCACTCCTCTTGTTTACTATATTGTTCAACGAGTACTGCAAGATCCGTTTCCTTCCTACATTTTACCGTTGCTCTATCCAG
- the LOC117928063 gene encoding CSC1-like protein At3g54510 isoform X1 has translation MNAQSLFASAAINIGLALITIFLFSILKKQSSNAPIYYSRRLSHRHPIPSHHHHYNWCCSTLLRFLPSVSWIPQAFRVSEDEILHTSGLDALVVIRLFKFGINFFVACSLVGLLVLLPLNYTSPGGPYKSSHSMDSFTISNISRGSNRLWVHFSCLCLISFYGLYLLYKEYNEILAKRTQQLQNIRHQPAQFTVLVREIPLCSEHKTSGCSVDHFFSKHYPYAYHSYQMLYDATDLEQLLELPVAFVTFKSRWGAALAAQSQQHPHPLLWITEMAPEPRDVLWKNLATSYRYLPLQNLLVFIAASLLTIFFAIPVTAVQGIAKFEKLRKWFPPAMALQLIPGLRSVVTGYLPSAVLKGFIYIVPFAMLGMAKLAGCVSGSKQEIKCCSMVFYFLVGNVFFLSLLSGSLLDEIGESFSNPKNFPSHLASAVSAQADFFMTYILTDGLSGFSLEVLQPGLLIWDFIKSHTYSRGKEKVPYLYSMPYFRVIPFVSLSILIGMVYAVVAPLLLPFLIGYFFFGYAVYINQIQDVYETVYESCGQYWPYIHHYILVAIVLMQITMIGLFGLKSKPAAAISTIPLLLFTILFNEYCKIRFLPTFYRCSIQNAMENDELDEKNGLLEVNYENAHNAYCRSFLQPQVNSPLESSSMQPLVSST, from the exons ATGAACGCCCAAAGCTTATTCGCCTCAGCGGCTATCAACATAGGATTAGCATTAATCACCATCTTTCTCTTCTCCATACTGAAGAAACAGTCCTCTAACGCCCCCATCTACTACTCTCGCCGCCTCTCCCACCGCCACCCCATCCcctcccaccaccaccactacaACTGGTGCTGCTCCACTCTCCTCCGCTTTCTTCCCTCCGTTTCTTGGATTCCCCAAGCCTTCCGGGTCTCGGAAGATGAGATTCTTCACACCAGTGGACTCGATGCTCTCGTCGTCATCAGACTCTTCAAATTCgg CATCAATTTCTTTGTGGCATGTTCTCTTGTGGGATTGCTGGTTCTTCTCCCACTCAATTATACCAGTCCTGGTGGACCATATAAGAGTTCACATTCCATGGATTCTTTTACAATATCTAATATCAGTAGAGGCTCTAACCG GCTTTGGGTTCATTTTTCATGCCTATGCTTGATATCATTCTATGGATTGTACCTGCTATATAAG GAATACAATGAGATATTGGCGAAAAGAACTCAACAACTTCAAAACATTAGGCATCAACCTGCTCAGTTCACTGTTCTGGTTCGAGAAATTCCCCTCTGCAGTGAGCACAAAACTAGTGGGTGTTCTGTAGATCATTTCTTCTCTAAACACTATCCATATGCATATCACTCTTATCAAATGTTATATGATGCGACAGACCTCGAGCAATTGTTG gAGTTGCCTGTTGCTTTTGTTACTTTCAAGTCCCGATGGGGTGCTGCACTAGCAGCACAGAGTCAGCAGCACCCACATCCACTATTGTGGATCACGGAAATGGCTCCAGAGCCAAGAGATGTCCTATGGAAGAACTTGGCTACTTCATACAGATATCTGCCACTTCAGAACCTTCTTGTTTTTATTGCTGCATCACTTCTTACAATATTCTTTGCTATCCCAGTCACTGCAGTTCAAGGAATAgcaaaatttgaaaagttaagGAAATGGTTTCCTCCTGCCATGGCCTTACAGTTGAT ACCAGGATTGCGCTCTGTTGTGACAGGATATCTTCCAAGTGCAGTTCTCAAAGGATTTATATATATTGTGCCCTTTGCCATGCTTGGAATGGCTAAGCTAGCAGGCTGTGTCTCAGGGAGCAAGCAGGAGATAAAATGTTGCAGcatggttttctattttttggtgGGAAATGTATTCTTCTTGAGCTTGTTATCAGGGTCTTTACTTGATGAAATTGGAGAATCTTTCTCTAATCCTAAGAATTTTCCTAGTCATCTTGCAAGTGCTGTCTCGGCTCAA GCAGATTTCTTTATGACATACATCTTGACAGATGGGCTGTCAGGATTTTCTTTGGAGGTTCTTCAACCTGGCTTACTCATTTGGGATTTCATCAAATCACACACATACTCCCGTGGGAAGGAGAAAGTTCCTTATCTTTATTCAATGCCCTACTTCCGAGTTATTCCATTCGTCTCTCTCTCAATACTGATTGGCATGGTATATGCAGTAGTTGCACCATTGCTGCTACCATTTCTTATTGGCTACTTCTTTTTTGGCTATGCCGTGTACATCAACCAG ATTCAAGATGTATATGAGACTGTTTACGAGTCGTGTGGACAATATTGGCCATATATTCATCACTATATTCTTGTTGCAATCGTCCTTATGCAAATAACAATGATTGGTCTCTTTGGGTTGAAGTCAAAACCGGCTGCAGCCATTTCCACAATACCACTCCTCTTGTTTACTATATTGTTCAACGAGTACTGCAAGATCCGTTTCCTTCCTACATTTTACCGTTGCTCTATCCAG